From one Nitrospira sp. MA-1 genomic stretch:
- a CDS encoding phosphatase PAP2 family protein encodes MNYDELWFAYINGWAGRFAELDWFMLQVSRESNLLIPGFLLVAYWGWMKWGEAKFAIPSLALLIGFSDFLGGQLKTLIGRPRPCQVLDHIHELVGCGGAFSMPSNHALNSGTAISFLAILYPSLGWILWPFLGLIGLSRVFLGAHYVTDVLFGIGLGALLGGGVGFLLKTRVFRRKPLPD; translated from the coding sequence ATGAACTATGATGAACTATGGTTTGCCTATATTAATGGTTGGGCCGGCCGGTTTGCTGAATTGGATTGGTTCATGCTTCAGGTATCACGGGAAAGTAACCTGTTGATTCCTGGCTTTTTACTCGTGGCGTATTGGGGATGGATGAAATGGGGAGAGGCTAAATTCGCCATTCCCTCTTTAGCACTCCTGATCGGCTTCAGTGATTTTCTGGGCGGACAGCTGAAAACATTGATTGGCCGTCCACGGCCCTGTCAGGTCCTCGATCACATTCATGAATTGGTCGGATGTGGTGGCGCTTTTAGTATGCCGTCCAATCACGCGTTGAATTCAGGTACGGCTATTAGCTTTCTTGCGATACTTTATCCCTCTCTAGGGTGGATATTGTGGCCATTCCTTGGCCTGATCGGATTGTCCCGGGTATTTCTAGGTGCCCATTATGTCACCGATGTGTTGTTCGGGATTGGTCTGGGCGCGCTCTTGGGAGGAGGGGTTGGATTTTTACTCAAGACGCGCGTGTTTCGAAGGAAGCCTCTTCCGGATTAG
- a CDS encoding TatD family hydrolase, with the protein MLIDTHVHLDDPRYDPDRDEIFQRAHEAGVEKFVTIGCDLSTSHAAVQLASTRPNVYATIGVHPHEVKRIEPSWYAELSQLAQQPKVVAFGEIGLDYHYDHSPRETQRQRFREQIALAQSLALPLVIHTREAQEDTMAIMHEEHAEKVGGVFHCFSEDLKFAKRALDLGFYLSFSGIITFRNASQLHEVIRTVPDDRLLIETDAPYLTPVPFRGKRNESAYVTYVAKQIAEIKYGDSEAGLARVAELTTINACQLFKISS; encoded by the coding sequence ATGCTGATTGATACCCATGTTCATTTAGACGATCCCCGTTATGATCCGGATCGGGACGAAATTTTTCAACGTGCCCACGAAGCCGGTGTTGAGAAATTTGTCACTATCGGATGTGATCTTTCCACAAGTCATGCAGCAGTGCAATTAGCCTCAACCCGACCTAATGTCTATGCCACGATCGGCGTGCACCCACATGAAGTCAAACGCATCGAGCCCAGCTGGTATGCAGAATTGAGTCAACTGGCCCAGCAACCAAAAGTCGTCGCCTTCGGCGAAATCGGGCTTGATTATCATTATGATCACTCTCCTCGAGAAACCCAACGTCAACGATTTCGTGAACAAATTGCCCTAGCGCAATCACTCGCCCTTCCCCTGGTGATTCACACACGTGAGGCGCAGGAGGATACGATGGCAATCATGCATGAAGAACATGCCGAAAAGGTGGGCGGCGTCTTTCATTGTTTTTCGGAGGATCTGAAATTTGCCAAACGGGCCTTGGACCTGGGGTTTTATCTCTCATTTTCAGGAATCATCACCTTTCGAAATGCCTCGCAGTTACATGAAGTGATTCGCACGGTCCCCGATGACCGGTTGCTCATTGAAACCGATGCTCCCTATTTAACTCCCGTCCCGTTTCGAGGAAAACGCAACGAATCCGCCTACGTCACCTACGTGGCAAAACAGATTGCGGAAATTAAATATGGTGACTCGGAAGCAGGACTAGCTCGTGTGGCCGAACTGACGACCATTAATGCCTGCCAGCTCTTTAAAATTTCTTCATAA
- a CDS encoding YtxH domain-containing protein — MDEHTTQNDSGWVNTFVFIAGFLLGAGTAILLTPETGTHVRNRLARGAKTAQDEFSDMACQTKEAVHAWSEEARKTMKQAATRVNSAVDATKQAVKTDSIDE; from the coding sequence ATGGATGAACATACGACGCAAAACGACTCAGGTTGGGTGAATACTTTTGTCTTCATCGCAGGGTTTCTTTTGGGCGCGGGTACAGCCATACTCCTGACACCGGAGACAGGAACTCACGTGCGTAATCGATTGGCACGAGGCGCAAAGACCGCACAGGACGAATTTTCTGATATGGCTTGCCAAACGAAAGAGGCCGTACATGCCTGGTCTGAAGAAGCCAGGAAAACCATGAAACAAGCGGCCACTCGAGTCAACTCCGCAGTGGATGCCACCAAACAGGCCGTCAAAACTGATTCTATCGACGAGTAA
- the truA gene encoding tRNA pseudouridine(38-40) synthase TruA, with translation MSTIKLTIEYDGTAYAGWQRQPNQPTIQAALETALTRITQQHISIIAAGRTDAGVHARGQVASFQSDKSIPADKWKLALNSALPPDISVVTSERVPESFHARYSAKEKLYEYRISNHPARPAIDRHRVWHLPYELDTQAMRQAMSGFIGRHDFTSFQGPRASTSDPICVVSEVSLTSDLMSLTIQIQANRFLKQMVRAIIGTLTEVGRYKRSPDSITDILQAKDRRAAGVTAPPQGLYLIHVLY, from the coding sequence GTGTCCACCATTAAACTGACCATCGAATATGACGGCACGGCTTACGCGGGATGGCAACGCCAACCCAATCAGCCGACGATCCAAGCCGCCTTAGAAACAGCGCTTACCCGCATTACACAACAACACATTTCTATCATCGCCGCGGGACGAACGGATGCCGGGGTCCATGCCCGTGGTCAAGTCGCCAGTTTTCAATCTGACAAATCTATTCCGGCAGATAAATGGAAACTGGCGCTCAACAGCGCTCTTCCGCCTGATATCTCGGTGGTGACGAGTGAACGGGTTCCTGAATCGTTTCATGCTCGATATAGCGCAAAAGAAAAGCTGTACGAGTATCGAATATCCAACCATCCTGCCCGCCCGGCCATTGATCGCCATCGAGTTTGGCACTTACCCTACGAGTTGGATACCCAGGCCATGCGACAGGCCATGTCTGGATTTATTGGCCGACATGACTTCACCTCGTTCCAAGGCCCACGTGCGAGTACATCGGATCCCATATGCGTCGTGTCCGAAGTCTCCCTCACTTCGGATCTTATGTCTCTCACCATTCAGATTCAGGCTAATCGATTCCTGAAGCAAATGGTTCGGGCGATTATTGGCACACTGACCGAAGTCGGACGATACAAAAGATCACCGGACTCGATTACAGACATTCTTCAGGCTAAAGACCGACGCGCAGCAGGAGTAACCGCCCCTCCCCAAGGGCTCTACCTCATTCATGTGTTGTATTAA
- a CDS encoding cation diffusion facilitator family transporter: MTNSELTSSPLTYRLKLGLVINGVIILAEFIGGYVINSLGLLSDAGHNLIDQGSLLLALYAHILATQPATEHRTFGYHRAGTIAAFINSLLLIFTGAIIGILAIDRMFSPVDVPGFWVMVIAGISLIANLAVALLLRRGAEDDLNIRGAFLHMVMDAWMSLGVIIAGLGIALTGLTILDPLISLLIVVIIVKGSWPLFRESLDILLESTPPHLKTSDIVATIENIPGVNKVHDLHIWSVEPRIVMLTCHVLVDNAAVPDKDQLLQPIQSTLSSKFGIHHLTVQLENECPEHEDLHCNLSYLTNGSTGTEPTLPHLHHH, encoded by the coding sequence ATGACGAATTCAGAATTGACCTCCTCCCCTCTCACGTATCGGCTGAAGCTTGGCCTTGTCATCAATGGCGTTATCATTCTCGCTGAATTCATCGGCGGGTATGTGATCAATAGTCTGGGGTTACTGAGCGATGCCGGACACAATTTGATCGATCAAGGCTCTCTCTTGTTAGCCTTGTATGCACATATTCTGGCCACCCAACCCGCCACGGAACATCGCACGTTTGGCTACCATCGCGCCGGAACCATTGCAGCGTTCATCAATAGCCTTCTGTTAATTTTCACAGGGGCGATTATCGGAATTCTGGCCATCGATCGGATGTTTTCACCGGTTGACGTGCCTGGTTTTTGGGTGATGGTGATCGCTGGGATCAGCCTGATCGCCAACCTTGCCGTCGCCCTGTTACTGCGAAGAGGAGCCGAAGATGACCTGAATATTCGCGGGGCGTTTCTTCATATGGTGATGGATGCCTGGATGTCTCTTGGCGTCATTATCGCGGGGTTGGGTATCGCCCTGACCGGCCTCACCATTTTGGATCCCCTGATCAGTCTCCTTATAGTCGTCATTATCGTAAAAGGGAGTTGGCCACTCTTTCGTGAGTCGCTGGACATTTTACTGGAATCGACTCCCCCCCATCTCAAAACTTCCGATATTGTGGCGACCATTGAAAATATTCCTGGTGTCAATAAAGTTCATGACCTGCATATCTGGTCGGTTGAACCCCGCATTGTGATGTTGACCTGTCACGTGTTGGTGGACAACGCGGCGGTTCCAGATAAAGATCAACTGCTTCAACCCATTCAATCAACACTTTCCTCGAAATTTGGCATTCATCACTTAACCGTCCAACTGGAAAACGAATGCCCTGAGCATGAGGACCTGCATTGCAATCTCAGTTACCTGACAAACGGATCAACCGGCACAGAACCCACACTTCCTCACCTGCACCATCACTAA
- a CDS encoding N-acetylmuramoyl-L-alanine amidase, whose translation MPSTRMIPLYSCIGMLVLSTSFPSSGGATDTRPFSGDEIPPLIHLIAQSPPSTSIRNIRAHRHKQYTRVVLDLNRPVHPAPQEHQTATTFQLELPNTQLPKSTVAKSTADSFPLQLDLSRNSSGSILLTIPIDGWKHYKWYVLKNPARVVLDLYPIAEGAAGIKAPPSNTPASPVVAPPTPPPPVIKKDLVIVIDPGHGGKDPGALGRKGTREKDVVLTIANHLRDLLAKEKSTKVFMTRETDVFIELEDRAKFANTHKADLFVSIHINSHPQASVKGMELYHFGEASDPRALAVAARENGTPLEKNAAPWQFILADKLNDKKIDDSRELAWTTKNSLVKFLDAFYKIKDHGIKTAPFFVLRMTTMPAILAEIAFISNPTEEKLLQSSTYQKRVAEGIFKGLQSYITPLQTASR comes from the coding sequence ATGCCTTCCACTCGAATGATACCCCTTTATTCCTGCATCGGTATGTTGGTCCTGTCAACGTCTTTTCCCTCGTCTGGGGGAGCGACAGACACTCGACCTTTCTCTGGGGACGAAATCCCCCCACTGATTCATCTTATTGCACAATCACCACCCTCAACCTCCATTCGCAACATTCGTGCTCATCGCCATAAACAGTATACCCGTGTTGTGTTAGATCTGAACCGCCCCGTCCATCCTGCTCCTCAAGAGCATCAAACGGCCACAACATTTCAATTAGAACTTCCCAACACACAATTACCTAAGTCTACTGTCGCCAAATCAACGGCAGATTCATTTCCATTACAATTGGATCTTTCCAGAAATTCTTCTGGATCCATCCTCTTGACCATACCCATTGACGGCTGGAAACACTATAAGTGGTATGTTCTCAAAAATCCTGCTCGCGTCGTTCTTGATTTGTATCCTATAGCTGAGGGGGCGGCTGGCATTAAGGCGCCACCAAGTAACACACCAGCTTCTCCAGTGGTGGCTCCACCCACTCCGCCACCACCTGTCATAAAAAAAGATCTGGTGATCGTGATTGATCCCGGACACGGAGGAAAAGACCCAGGGGCCTTAGGTCGCAAAGGCACAAGGGAAAAGGATGTCGTCTTAACTATCGCAAATCATTTGAGAGACCTGCTCGCCAAAGAAAAATCCACGAAAGTCTTCATGACCCGAGAAACGGATGTCTTCATCGAATTGGAAGACCGGGCCAAATTCGCAAATACACATAAAGCGGATCTCTTTGTCTCGATCCACATTAACTCCCATCCTCAAGCTTCCGTGAAAGGGATGGAACTCTATCACTTTGGTGAAGCCAGTGACCCACGAGCACTTGCCGTCGCTGCCAGAGAAAATGGCACACCGCTTGAAAAAAATGCGGCACCCTGGCAATTTATTCTTGCCGACAAGCTTAACGACAAAAAAATTGATGATTCCCGCGAGTTAGCATGGACAACCAAAAATTCCCTGGTGAAATTTTTGGATGCCTTTTATAAGATCAAAGATCATGGGATCAAAACCGCTCCATTTTTTGTGCTGCGAATGACCACCATGCCTGCCATATTGGCAGAGATTGCCTTTATCTCCAATCCTACGGAGGAAAAGCTATTACAAAGTTCAACCTATCAAAAACGAGTGGCCGAGGGAATATTTAAGGGACTTCAATCCTATATTACCCCGTTACAAACCGCTTCTCGATAG
- a CDS encoding NYN domain-containing protein yields the protein MAPKHLIIDGYNVLGAMGLPPHKVVEQGEHNREEFIVRVGLYGHKLRNLITLVFDAWQQSGMSRQVIHREGVTVIYTAQGEKADGVIQDFIRTHGKGTAVVSSDLEVIAVAKAFGAFSIRSQEFVKRLSSAGLQGSAVSRSQGGRLYKGDDEEPVRSKEKKGNPRKLPKKLRQRNRIMKKF from the coding sequence GTGGCACCGAAACATTTGATCATCGATGGATATAATGTGTTGGGTGCAATGGGGCTTCCCCCCCATAAGGTCGTTGAACAGGGAGAGCATAATCGAGAGGAGTTTATTGTACGTGTAGGCCTCTATGGACATAAACTCCGCAATCTGATCACCTTAGTCTTTGATGCCTGGCAACAATCGGGAATGAGTCGGCAAGTCATTCATCGTGAGGGTGTGACAGTTATTTATACAGCTCAGGGTGAAAAGGCCGATGGGGTAATTCAAGATTTTATCCGAACCCATGGAAAAGGGACCGCAGTAGTCTCATCCGATCTTGAAGTGATCGCTGTTGCGAAAGCTTTTGGGGCGTTTTCGATCAGGTCGCAAGAATTTGTCAAACGCCTGTCTTCTGCTGGTCTTCAAGGATCAGCCGTGAGTCGATCCCAAGGTGGACGCTTGTACAAGGGGGATGATGAGGAGCCGGTTCGATCAAAAGAGAAGAAGGGCAATCCCCGAAAACTTCCCAAGAAGTTACGTCAGCGTAATCGGATTATGAAGAAATTTTAA